From Pseudovibrio sp. Tun.PSC04-5.I4, a single genomic window includes:
- the rpsU gene encoding 30S ribosomal protein S21, translated as MQVLVRDNNVDQALKALKKKMQREGIFREMKLRGHYEKPSEKKAREKAEAIRRTRKLARKKAQREGLLTGKPRR; from the coding sequence GTGCAAGTTCTCGTTCGCGATAATAACGTTGACCAGGCGCTCAAAGCGCTGAAGAAAAAGATGCAGCGTGAAGGCATCTTCCGCGAAATGAAACTTCGTGGCCACTACGAAAAGCCATCTGAAAAGAAGGCACGCGAAAAGGCTGAAGCTATCCGCCGTACTCGCAAGCTGGCTCGTAAGAAAGCACAGCGTGAAGGCTTGCTGACCGGCAAACCACGCCGTTAA